Genomic window (Musa acuminata AAA Group cultivar baxijiao chromosome BXJ1-9, Cavendish_Baxijiao_AAA, whole genome shotgun sequence):
AGTTTTCTGTGGTCTGTACTCTGTTTTAGGTCCAAAACAGAAGCCAGCAGGTTAATAACCAGGCACTGGTTAGTTTAAGTTTATGACCTTGTCTGATTGTCTCATGTGTGGTGTTGGTTTGAGGTTCTTGCATCTCATTCTTTCCGGTGAATATCTGCAGGTGCGCTGTGAGTATAGCATGGCTAATTTTAGCACTGGGGATCGTGCAAGGAGGCCGAAGGGTGACAGGTACCTTGGCCTTTAGATCAATTATAGTGCACTTCTCTTTCCTATCTGAAAGTTACAGTTATCTGCATGGTTGCAAGAGAGATGTGTGACTTTAGTATTACTACCAGAAACTGCAAATCAATTTGTTGACCAACATAAAATGCAAAATTTTCCAGTTTTCTTAAGTATTATATAGGAACCCCAATTTTAGTCCCTTCATTCTCCATTTTCCTCTTTTTGAACTCTCTGAATTGTTGATAAAATCTAGCCTAGTGGTAAGTGTTAGTTTCTTCATAATTTTCATATTGTTTGATACATGTTATTGTGGCTACAATGCTAGTTAGTAAACTTGAACATATTGTTAGCTTCATCGTTTGTTTGATACATATTTTTTGTGGCTATAATGCTAGTTAGAATACTTGAGCATGTTGTTAGCTTCATCGTTATCCAAACATTTCACCTTTGTTAATCATGACAGGCGGTCTACAGAAATATCTTTGGTTATCCGTCAAACAATGGAAGCATGCATACTAACACATTTAATGCCACGTTCGCAGGTCATTTTCATGGAATACATTTTATGTATCTCTTTTTTAATATCTTTATTTAGCATTTCATTAAATCATTTCTTGCAGATTGACATTTTTGTTCAAGTTCTACAAGCTGATGGTGGTAGGATCCTTTTTCCTGAAATTTATTGGATTTTAAatacataattatttatttatttagcttCATCATTTACTATCATCCTTTTGGGAATTTGGCTATCAGCTACATCTCTCAGGTTATCTACATTCTATCTTTTCTTTAGGAACTAGATCAGCTTGCATCAATGCTGCAACCTTGGCACTGGCTGATGCCGGTATTCCTATGTGTGATATTGTCACATCCTGTAGTGCTGGATATCTTTCCTCCACACCTTTGCTTGGTAGGACTCTCCTTAGCTTTAAATTGCTACACttttccaaatgaatcataatgtcCTTGGTCAAAAAATTGAAATTGTTGTTTGGCTTGTGGACAGATCTAAACTATATTGAAGATAGTGCTGGAGGTCCAGATGTTACTGTGGGAATTCTAGCAAAGATGGATAAAGTGACTCTTCTTCAGGTGTCCAAGTTAATTTTTCTGAATGCAAAATGCTGCACATCTAGTTCTATGATATTGTGGTTTCTTCAGCTCAAGTTTCTTGTAtgtaaaataaaattgatttctTTAAATTTGCAACAGGTTATAAATAAAGCTAGTGTGTTATTTGACTGATTTTGTTCATTAAGACATGGTTTTGCAAAAAGATATCTTTTTATTGGCCAAAGACAACTGCAGTCTATATTGCAAACCTTCATAGAAGAATAATAAAGTGCATCTTGATGTTGTTTTTGAGTATATCTAAATTTTATGTGACCTTAAGATGGGACTATAATGCAATTAAAGTTTTCATTCAACTTTATCTTTTAGGTGAAGTGGATATTCTAATGCATTTCAATTTATCATGCGACCATTTTGGCATTTGTTGTTTTTGTTGGAAATGATTATAATTATATTGAGAAATCATTTTTTCTAAAGTCAAGATAATGGAGGCTTTCCAGATGATACaggttatatttttcttttcagcTTTGCCACCTGTATTTAGAGTCTACTGGCATGAGAAACTCTGATTTGTCAGTGACAGTAGTTTTGTGCCTGCAAAACAAAGATATGCATGCCCATATTGGACTTCTTTCACATGTTTCTCCGTTAAGCTTAGTTATTTTACTTTTCTACCTTGAATTCTTGGAAGtatagaaaattttgatttttttttatttgtaacaGATGAATAGGAAAACACGTATCTGTTTATATTTTGTCCATTAAGCTTTCTAGCACTTCTGTATTTGTGGTCGACTTTACAGCTaaccttttttttgtttgttcgAGCATCCTGGGGTTGTTATAGGATTTACATTTCTTAATAAAGAATACTACTAAGCAGAGACATTTTTCATAATTTACATTTCACAGTGTTGTGAATGAATAAAAGCATGATGAGTCCCTTCTTCTATTCTTGTCTTTCTAAACATGGCAACACCCTGTTAAACCATCACCCCTAGTGATATGCTACAACTCATGCACCAGGTTCCTACTTCCTGCCACTAGTTTTGGTTAAGAATGTGGAATGTACATTCATTGAGTTTCTTGCTGGTATATGGATGTTTGACTAGGTGTTGAGTGTGAGAAATCGTGACACAACTAATAGTCATGACATTCTGGTGTTGAATGTCTCTTTTGTGTATCCATATTCATATTCAGACTTTTATGCAGGAGCACAGTGTTTTGCAAATTTGTACCCATATTTTCTTCAGTTTATACATTTGACTAATTGTCATGCTGGTTAAATTTCAGATGGATGCCAAACTACCAATGGATATATTTGAAAATGTTATGCAACTTGCAATTGAAGGATGCAAGGCTATTGCTCAGTACATACGAGGCGTAAGAGATTTTGCAATTTCTCTCATGCATCCAGTCTTACCATGAATTTACTTATGATTACCAACTCAATATTCATACATTTTCACTTTTAGTTTATCATGCTATGCAAGCTTCTTAGAGTAAATTTGTGTCTTAAATGACCTTGCTGCTAAGTTCTCCCTATACCGTGCTTATGTAAAATGTTTGTTGGTGGTTAGTCCTTTTCCCTTTCATTATATACTTACCGTGTTGGCTACTCCTGTACCAGGTTTTATTAGAGAATACAAAGCAGCTGGAGTGTCGCAGGGGTGTTTGAGAGGCTACTAAAAACTGTTTCTAAAGGCTATTACTTCTGGAATATAAGCCTTGGAATTACTCCATCAACTCAAGTGTGATTAGGAACTTGACCTGCAGCGACACCACATTACCTAGGAGGacacttcttcctttcctttagaCAGGCACTAAGATCAAGCTGTTTGTCCTGCACAGATGGTGGCACAAGAGGGAGCATGTGTGGTTTGTATGACTTGGAGTTTTGGGTTAATTGTCTCATAAAACAAATGTTTTGTGATATAGCTCTTTAGACTTGCTCATCATTATTCTGTCATGTGATTTGCCACCAAAAAAAAGTAGAAGAATGCCATGGAAGCCATCATAAGTTATTTGTTGATCGTTTTATTGTTTTTTGAGTTGAAGCTAGCAAATTCATTGACACTTATTATGCAAAATTGAGCCATTATTTACATAAATATGTGGTGTCCATTTAGTGCTTGAATAAGAGTAGGAGACTTATTGTATGCTTTGGAGTAACCTGCAACAACCTAGGTTGTATGTTTCGGAGGACTTGTGCAGTTGGCGGTATGTCAACTGCATCCTCTTGAGATCACATCTAGGTTGGCGGAAGAGACGGTGGGCAACTGCCTCATCTTCCGATGATGTAAAACTATTGAACTTGGATATGATTTTTTTGTTGAAATGAAATGATCTTATTTTTTCGGATCATTACATataatcataatcaaggctcgtaATTTCAGTTCGTATCGAGGTACgttcaaaaatgataaaaataactcaaaaatattttttttaaaaaaaaattagattatgatttttaagataaaaataaatataaatttggtATAATTTTAacgataataatataaattaggaaagaatagtgataTTTTTTCATGTTTTGAGGAGTAGCTTTATGGTATATTTCAGAGTAGctttcgttaatattgaattatctataaagaaatgatttgaattattagattgtGATCTGTTTCAAATCATTCATGTTAGAGTTCCATCATCTGAATCTTGAATGACATGTGTAGGATATTGTTTGTCGATCCATGCAACATCGTCAAATTATGTAGATGACAAATTATGTAGATGAGACCATCGACTCCCCGACGTCATTACTAGTGTAATTCACATCGTTGCTGTCTCTAGATTGAGCAAATTGTTaaatatgattgaaaatatgtTTCATCGtttgactcgattctttccaacggtgCAACTGATACTGCCTTCTCCTTTATTTTTGCACATGGACGGACAACTATCACGATCGAGTATTTTTGGTTTCTCAAACAGTACAGGTCGATATGATGAACCTTGGTCATACTATCTTTGATCATATCACTTTGTAAAATaacaaagaagaaacaaaataacaacTTTGTTTGTAAATTATCTCTTTGGTCATTACCTCCCATGTTGAAGATAAACTTTCAAATGTGATCCAGGTACAATGTGACATTACAACATGAAAAAGACATACTGATATGTTAGAGCACCTCTACACCACAACAAAAGTAAATAATACCAAGTTCCTCACTTAAGAAACAAAGTGAGTGTAGTCCAGACAAAGACATGCTCATAAGCAAGAAAAGCAAGTACAGTTGTTTCTTTGTTTATGATCTCCAACAACATGGGTTTCTAAAACTTTCCAACGCCATGAATGGATCATAAAAGTTAGCAGAGCAGCCTGAACAACCTAGACACAAGATTATACAGTACAAGTCGTCATACTTTTTCGTCATCGATCACAAAGCACCATGCCAGCAAAACTCCTGGCCTTCAATCGGTCATGTCTACCAAGTCGATAAGCCTCTTACATACTACCTAAGCCAATCGAGCCTAGTATAAGGTTAGCAGTACTTCTGTGCTGAAAATTTTTCCAAAATTAGAGATTAGTATGATGAAGATCAGCTTGCGGCCACGGCATCTCTTCGGGGACTGTTGTTCAGGAGTTGGTGAAGCTTCCCACTCGACTGATCGCTACTGTCACCATCTTGCTGGGTCATTCTACTGATCGAGCTTTGGTTTTCTATCATTGATAAGAAGTTCTCAGCAACCGCAGGCCGGATTCTAACACCCATTGTGTTGCCAACATGGTCCGACTGCACATTATTCAGTTCCTCCTGTACAACAAAGAAAGGCAACGTCATTGTTATTCTTGCCATGCCAGTCACAAATTAATTTtacatatattataattaaaaaaaatgtgtTCTCCACAGTTGTTGGGTCAGGCATTGATGGGCTTCATATGTATATATCCCGATATCAGACTTTCTATCAAGCCTGAACCTGAAACTGTCAAACTCAGCTCCAAATCAGGGTCGTACTAAAGATTTGGTCAAGGTCATAGACAGGATACCACCTAGTTTTTCGTTGTTGGCTACATAGAGTAACCTAAAAAGATTAACTACATCATGCTAGTCATCTTTGTTGTGACACCTGATGGTAGGTAACTGCCCATTATATAAAGAACAGCTAACAGTAAGCCTAGAGCAATCAAATTTAGAATTCTTAGCAGATGAGACAGTACCATTAGAGCAGAATTTTCCAATCTCAGTTTATCCGAATTCTTCATTAGGCAATTAATTTCAGATCTGAGACTCGTATTTTCAGCACTGAGAGTCTCAACTTTCGCAGAAAGTTCCTCAGTTTCAgcctggaatgcagatattggaaCTTATAATGAGGTTAAGAAAAGAAAACAGAATCAAGAAGACAGATAAAGGCAGCATCCTCAACTCTGGATAATGCCAGTACCTGTTTCCTTAACCTTGATCTTCTAGCAGATTCTCTGTTGGATTGTTTCCTCCTTTCCTTTTTTAGTTCTCTTTCATCCTGTAAAAAAAAGGCACATCTAAAAGTTAATAAACCAAAATGCCATGTAATAAAACCACATCCACTTTGGTATGTCTATCAATGAATCGGTGACTATCCCATGCCATTCGTAAGTCCATAACCAACATAAGATTATATTGGCAATTCATACATACTAATATATGCCACAAGGAGTCATGATGAAAATGCTATTACTGTGAGTAAACCACTAAAGTTAAAAACAATAAGATTATTGTCTTCAAGAGATATTGAAATTACAGCAGCTAATTAAATGTTAAATGAGAAACATGATGAAAAAGCAGGAAAGTACCATGGTTAAAAGACCTTCacatttaaaaggaaaaaaaaaggaattctAATATCAATACAGAAAAATAAAACCTAATAACTTGTAAGACTTGCAGGGTGAACATGCCTGCATTCGAAGTTCAGGAGTTACACCGTTGTGACTGGGAAAAACAGCACCAGTTGCCACAGGGACAGGTAGGCCGATAGCTTTCATTTTGCTGGCATTGGAAACTCTAATATCCATCCCTGCTGCTGGGACAGATGAAGGAATGCTTCCTACTGGTTTTGCTGTGATAGCAGCTGCTCCGGTAACACCT
Coding sequences:
- the LOC135592526 gene encoding exosome complex component RRP41 homolog — translated: MEYVDSLTGFRLDGRRPNDMRQIRGEIGVVAKADGSALFEMGNTKVIAAVYGPREVQNRSQQVNNQALVRCEYSMANFSTGDRARRPKGDRRSTEISLVIRQTMEACILTHLMPRSQIDIFVQVLQADGGTRSACINAATLALADAGIPMCDIVTSCSAGYLSSTPLLDLNYIEDSAGGPDVTVGILAKMDKVTLLQMDAKLPMDIFENVMQLAIEGCKAIAQYIRGVLLENTKQLECRRGV